Proteins co-encoded in one endosymbiont 'TC1' of Trimyema compressum genomic window:
- the der gene encoding ribosome biogenesis GTPase Der encodes MKPVVAIVGRPNVGKSTIFNRIIGQSTAIVDDTPGVTRDRLYGDAQWLKHSFMLIDTGGIQWAGEDFSESIAKQANIAIDEADVILMVVDSRTGATIEDERVARILQKNNKPVVLAVNKVDNFAKDNAYEFYTLGLGDPIPISAAHGTNMGDLLDAIVSYFDNIEIEEEDEEEDDDSVKIALVGRPNVGKSSLLNKLCNEERVIVSDIAGTTRDAIDEKVTYYGKDYTLIDTAGIRRKSKVGEFIEKVTVIRSVRAMERADVVFVLIDAVEGLTEQDKRIAGTAEENGKATVLVVNKWDLIKKDSKTMATFEEDLRDKMSFMNYAPIVFISALTGQRIGDLYKLADLVYTNAHRKIETSTINQLLREIVAFNPPPSDKGRPLKINYGTQIKVAPPSFALFVNDVELMHFSYKRHIENKFREAFDITGTPIRIYLRNKKGE; translated from the coding sequence ATGAAGCCTGTTGTAGCAATTGTAGGACGACCTAATGTAGGGAAGTCTACTATTTTTAATAGAATAATTGGCCAGAGCACTGCAATCGTTGATGATACACCAGGAGTTACCCGAGACAGACTCTATGGAGATGCTCAATGGCTTAAACATAGCTTTATGTTAATTGATACTGGAGGTATACAGTGGGCTGGTGAAGACTTTAGTGAGTCAATAGCTAAACAAGCTAATATTGCTATTGATGAAGCTGATGTTATTTTAATGGTTGTTGACAGCAGAACTGGAGCTACAATTGAAGATGAACGGGTCGCTCGAATTCTTCAGAAAAATAATAAGCCAGTTGTTCTAGCTGTCAATAAAGTTGATAATTTTGCTAAGGATAATGCTTATGAGTTTTATACCCTAGGCCTTGGTGATCCTATTCCTATTTCAGCTGCTCATGGCACTAATATGGGTGATTTATTAGATGCTATTGTATCTTATTTTGATAATATTGAAATAGAGGAAGAAGATGAGGAAGAAGATGATGATAGTGTCAAAATTGCATTAGTAGGCAGACCTAATGTAGGAAAATCTTCTCTTTTAAATAAATTATGTAATGAAGAAAGAGTTATAGTCAGCGATATTGCAGGGACAACAAGAGATGCCATTGATGAGAAAGTTACTTATTACGGCAAAGATTATACCTTAATTGATACTGCAGGAATTCGCCGTAAGTCAAAAGTTGGAGAGTTTATCGAAAAGGTCACCGTAATTCGATCTGTTAGAGCAATGGAAAGAGCTGATGTGGTATTTGTTTTAATAGATGCCGTTGAAGGCCTAACAGAGCAGGATAAGCGCATTGCAGGTACTGCCGAAGAAAATGGGAAAGCAACTGTTTTAGTTGTTAATAAATGGGATTTAATTAAGAAAGATAGTAAAACAATGGCTACTTTTGAAGAAGACTTAAGAGATAAAATGAGTTTTATGAATTATGCACCTATTGTATTTATTTCTGCATTAACTGGTCAAAGAATTGGTGATTTATATAAGTTGGCTGATTTAGTTTATACTAATGCTCACAGAAAAATTGAGACGTCAACTATTAATCAATTGTTGAGAGAGATTGTAGCATTTAATCCTCCGCCAAGTGATAAGGGTAGACCACTTAAAATTAACTATGGCACTCAAATTAAAGTTGCTCCGCCTTCATTTGCGCTATTTGTAAATGATGTGGAATTAATGCACTTTTCATATAAAAGACATATAGAAAATAAATTTAGAGAGGCTTTTGATATTACAGGGACGCCAATCCGAATTTATTTAAGAAATAAAAAAGGGGAATAG